The Candidatus Krumholzibacteriia bacterium genome has a segment encoding these proteins:
- the grpE gene encoding nucleotide exchange factor GrpE: MSDRHDPKKSSEDTHDRSEERVSTDAAPESTSGPEAGSESGAEAESADHEHDPSVDVREVAELEDSLGQSAEDDSEGQEEPAVSREVQLQSQVERLQAEADANRDKWMRAMAELENFRKRARRELDSSINLARADVLKQLLEVLDNFERALDAFDQAENGPDETFIKGVTLIQDQLLKVLRENGVSRIEAVGEPFDPNVHEAVSQIESDDVPSQHVAHVVKAGYRIEDQVLRPAVVVVAQ; this comes from the coding sequence ATGTCCGATCGACACGATCCGAAGAAGTCCAGCGAGGACACGCACGACCGTTCCGAGGAGCGCGTGTCGACCGACGCCGCGCCCGAATCCACGTCCGGCCCCGAGGCCGGGTCGGAGAGCGGTGCCGAGGCGGAGTCCGCCGACCACGAGCACGATCCCTCCGTGGACGTACGCGAGGTCGCCGAACTGGAGGACAGCCTCGGGCAATCGGCGGAGGACGATTCCGAGGGGCAGGAAGAACCTGCCGTCAGCCGCGAGGTCCAGCTCCAGTCCCAGGTCGAGCGTCTTCAGGCCGAGGCCGACGCGAATCGCGACAAGTGGATGCGCGCCATGGCCGAGTTGGAGAATTTCCGCAAGCGGGCCCGCCGCGAGCTGGATTCGTCCATCAATCTTGCTAGGGCAGATGTACTCAAGCAGCTCCTCGAGGTGCTCGACAACTTCGAGCGTGCCCTCGATGCGTTCGACCAGGCCGAGAATGGCCCGGACGAGACGTTCATCAAGGGCGTGACCCTCATCCAGGACCAGCTCCTGAAGGTGCTGCGGGAGAACGGCGTGTCGCGGATCGAAGCGGTGGGTGAGCCCTTCGACCCGAACGTGCACGAAGCCGTGTCGCAGATCGAATCGGACGACGTGCCCAGCCAGCACGTCGCCCATGTCGTCAAGGCGGGTTATCGCATCGAGGATCAGGTGCTACGACCCGCCGTGGTGGTCGTCGCCCAGTAG
- the lepA gene encoding translation elongation factor 4 has translation MSIDPAKVRNFCIVAHIDHGKSTLADRLLERAGAIEERDMREQLLDSMDLERERGITIKSHPVRIDYTAKNGEKYVFHLIDTPGHVDFHHEVSRSLAACEGALLVVDAAQGVEAQTINNLYLAVEHDLEIVPVINKVDLPSARPEEVTEQICDLIGCLPDEVARVSAKTGEGVEDLMEHIVQQVPPPAPNRDEPLRAIVFDSIFDAYRGTIAYVRVVDGVVKAGDDILMMGGGQKHDVMEVGFFRIKQYATESLEAGEVGYLATGAKSVAALQMGDTITLADHPAKEPVIGYVPAKPMVFSGFYPVDADDYEGLKDALEKLKMNDAALAFEPETSAALGFGFRCGFLGLLHLEIVQERIEREYDIDLIATLPNVEYHAQLRTKTGEIEEVIVDNPSEMPEPGSLETIAEPFVKASIITPKEYVGGMMSISLERRAEQTGMHYLDEMRVQIDFKMPLSELVVDFFDKIKSVSRGYASLDYEYLGYEASNLVKLDILLNGDPVDALSVIVHRDKAYEWGRDLCRKLKEMLPRQMFEIAIQAAIGGRVIARTNVKALRKNVTAKCYGGDVTRKRKLLEKQKEGKKRMKQVGSVEIPQEAFFAVLKVER, from the coding sequence ATGTCCATCGATCCCGCCAAGGTCCGGAACTTCTGCATCGTCGCGCACATCGACCACGGCAAGTCCACGCTGGCCGACCGGTTGCTCGAGCGCGCGGGTGCGATCGAAGAGCGCGACATGCGCGAACAGCTGCTCGATTCCATGGACCTCGAGCGCGAGCGCGGAATCACGATCAAGAGCCACCCGGTGCGGATCGACTACACGGCGAAGAACGGCGAGAAGTACGTCTTCCACCTGATCGACACGCCGGGCCACGTGGACTTCCACCACGAGGTGAGCCGCAGCCTCGCCGCGTGCGAAGGTGCGCTGCTGGTGGTCGACGCGGCCCAGGGGGTCGAGGCGCAGACCATCAACAATCTGTACCTGGCCGTGGAGCACGACCTGGAGATCGTGCCGGTGATCAACAAGGTCGACCTGCCGAGCGCGCGCCCCGAAGAGGTCACCGAGCAGATCTGCGACCTGATCGGGTGCCTGCCGGACGAGGTCGCACGGGTGAGCGCGAAGACGGGCGAGGGCGTCGAGGACCTGATGGAGCACATCGTCCAGCAGGTCCCACCACCGGCGCCGAACCGCGACGAGCCGCTGCGTGCGATCGTCTTCGACAGCATCTTCGACGCCTATCGCGGTACCATTGCCTACGTGCGCGTCGTGGACGGCGTGGTGAAGGCGGGCGACGACATCCTCATGATGGGCGGTGGCCAGAAGCACGACGTCATGGAGGTCGGCTTCTTCCGGATCAAGCAGTACGCCACCGAGTCGCTCGAAGCGGGCGAAGTCGGCTACCTGGCCACGGGCGCGAAGAGTGTCGCCGCCCTGCAGATGGGCGACACCATCACGCTGGCCGACCACCCGGCGAAGGAGCCGGTGATCGGCTACGTCCCGGCCAAGCCCATGGTCTTCTCGGGATTCTATCCCGTCGACGCCGACGACTACGAGGGTCTGAAGGACGCGCTCGAGAAGTTGAAGATGAACGACGCCGCGCTGGCTTTCGAGCCCGAGACGAGTGCCGCGTTGGGCTTCGGTTTCCGCTGCGGATTCCTCGGTCTTCTTCATCTCGAGATCGTTCAGGAGCGGATCGAGCGCGAGTACGACATCGACCTCATCGCCACGCTCCCGAACGTCGAGTACCACGCGCAGCTACGGACGAAGACGGGCGAGATCGAGGAAGTGATCGTCGACAACCCCTCCGAGATGCCCGAGCCCGGCTCGCTCGAGACCATCGCCGAACCCTTCGTGAAGGCGAGCATCATCACTCCCAAGGAGTACGTGGGCGGCATGATGTCGATCTCGCTCGAACGGCGGGCCGAGCAGACGGGCATGCACTACCTCGACGAGATGCGCGTCCAGATCGACTTCAAGATGCCCCTGTCCGAGCTCGTGGTCGACTTCTTCGACAAGATCAAGAGCGTGAGCCGCGGCTACGCGAGTCTCGACTACGAGTACCTGGGCTACGAGGCGAGCAATCTGGTGAAGCTCGACATCCTGCTCAACGGTGATCCCGTTGACGCACTCAGTGTGATCGTGCACCGTGACAAGGCCTACGAGTGGGGTCGCGATCTCTGCCGCAAGCTCAAGGAGATGCTGCCTCGACAGATGTTCGAGATCGCGATCCAGGCCGCGATCGGCGGCCGGGTGATCGCCCGCACCAACGTCAAGGCTCTGCGCAAGAACGTCACGGCGAAGTGCTACGGCGGTGACGTCACGCGCAAGCGGAAGCTCCTGGAGAAACAGAAAGAGGGCAAGAAGCGTATGAAGCAGGTCGGGAGCGTCGAGATCCCGCAAGAGGCCTTCTTCGCTGTCCTCAAGGTCGAACGGTGA
- the lepB gene encoding signal peptidase I, with protein sequence MSGSREVRRREPVWLEYGKAILTAVALALVIRTFGVQAFRIPSPSMEDTLLVGDHLFVSKFLYGAEIPFTGGIRLPGFRDPEHGDVIVFRFPEDPSQDYIKRCVGVPGDKVEYRDKVLYVNGERQEEPYVKLADGDRISPNRDNFGPILVPEGKYFMMGDNRDRSSDSRYWGFVDHTQIRGKAIFIYWSWDPDANTIRFSRLFDLIH encoded by the coding sequence GTGTCCGGGAGCCGCGAGGTCCGACGGCGCGAACCCGTCTGGCTGGAGTACGGCAAGGCGATCCTCACCGCGGTCGCGCTGGCGCTCGTCATCCGGACCTTCGGCGTACAGGCCTTCCGCATTCCGAGCCCTTCGATGGAGGACACCCTGCTGGTCGGCGACCACCTCTTCGTGAGCAAGTTCCTGTACGGCGCCGAGATCCCCTTCACCGGTGGGATCCGTCTTCCCGGCTTCCGCGATCCGGAACACGGGGACGTGATCGTGTTCCGATTCCCGGAGGACCCGAGCCAGGACTACATCAAGCGGTGTGTGGGCGTGCCGGGCGACAAGGTCGAGTACCGTGACAAGGTCCTGTACGTGAACGGCGAGCGGCAGGAGGAACCCTACGTGAAGCTCGCCGACGGCGACCGTATCAGCCCGAACCGCGACAACTTCGGGCCGATCTTGGTGCCCGAGGGCAAGTACTTCATGATGGGCGACAACCGCGATCGCAGCAGCGACTCGCGCTACTGGGGTTTCGTCGACCACACCCAGATCCGGGGCAAGGCGATCTTCATCTACTGGTCGTGGGATCCGGACGCCAACACCATCCGTTTCTCGCGGCTCTTCGACCTGATCCACTGA
- the dnaK gene encoding molecular chaperone DnaK: protein MSKVIGIDLGTTNSVVAVLEGSQTDIVANANGSRTTPSVVSLGPGDDWLVGDVAKRQLATRPDATIYSIKRLMGMRFDEVTGDAERLPVKVVKGEGGMACVEIEGQMLSPVEISAMVLRTLRDRAEEVLGEDVSQAVITVPAYFNDAQRQATKDAGRVAGLDVLRIVNEPTAAALAYGLDRGKAQDIAVFDLGGGTFDISILHLGEGVFEVHATGGDTHLGGDDFDQVIIDWMVEEFREQTGVDLSGDRAVKGRLKEAAERAKVELSAGLESQIQLPFVAQIDGDPVHLDLTVTRARFERMVQPLIDRTLECCLSALEDAGMTPMQIDEIILVGGATRMPAVQRAVEELFAKMPNKGVHPDEVVAMGAAIQAGVLDGEVEDVLLLDVTPLSLGLETLGGVVTRVIDRNTTIPTRRSQIFSTVQDDQSSVTVHCVQGEREMAADNRTLARFELSGIPPAKKGVPQIEVVFDIDANGILNISARDLGTGREQNVVVSGAGNLSESEIQRLIREAEDRHDEDLQRRERAELKHRAESLLLNVRDSIESARRSGVDSQVISGLEGLCDAVEDALVGDESEPLKACVEELQQAAHGFAQTLYQSRDA from the coding sequence GTGAGCAAGGTCATCGGCATCGATCTGGGGACCACGAACAGCGTGGTCGCCGTCCTCGAGGGCAGTCAGACCGACATCGTCGCGAACGCGAACGGGAGCCGGACCACGCCGTCGGTGGTCAGCCTCGGTCCCGGCGACGACTGGCTGGTCGGCGACGTCGCCAAGCGCCAGCTGGCGACGCGTCCCGACGCCACCATCTACAGTATCAAGCGGCTCATGGGCATGCGCTTCGACGAGGTGACCGGGGACGCCGAGCGCCTCCCCGTGAAGGTCGTCAAGGGCGAAGGGGGCATGGCCTGCGTCGAGATCGAGGGCCAGATGCTGTCGCCGGTCGAGATCTCGGCCATGGTCCTCCGCACGCTGCGCGACCGCGCCGAGGAGGTCCTCGGCGAGGACGTCTCGCAGGCCGTGATCACCGTACCCGCCTACTTCAACGACGCGCAACGGCAGGCGACCAAGGACGCCGGTCGCGTGGCCGGACTCGACGTCCTGCGCATCGTCAACGAGCCCACCGCGGCGGCGCTCGCCTATGGACTCGACCGGGGCAAGGCCCAGGACATCGCGGTGTTCGACCTCGGTGGAGGGACCTTCGACATCTCCATCCTGCACCTCGGTGAAGGGGTGTTCGAGGTCCACGCCACCGGCGGCGACACGCATCTGGGCGGTGACGACTTCGACCAGGTGATCATCGACTGGATGGTCGAGGAATTCCGCGAACAGACGGGAGTCGACCTGTCCGGGGACCGGGCCGTGAAGGGGCGGTTGAAGGAGGCCGCCGAGCGCGCGAAGGTCGAACTCAGTGCGGGTCTGGAGTCGCAGATCCAGTTGCCCTTCGTGGCGCAGATCGACGGCGATCCCGTCCACCTCGACCTCACGGTGACCCGCGCGCGCTTCGAGCGCATGGTCCAGCCCCTGATCGACCGCACACTCGAGTGTTGCCTGTCAGCGCTCGAGGACGCCGGCATGACGCCCATGCAGATCGACGAGATCATCCTCGTGGGTGGAGCGACCCGTATGCCGGCCGTGCAGCGCGCGGTCGAGGAACTCTTCGCCAAGATGCCGAACAAGGGTGTCCATCCGGACGAGGTGGTCGCCATGGGTGCGGCGATCCAGGCCGGGGTGCTCGACGGCGAGGTCGAAGACGTGCTGCTCCTCGACGTCACCCCGCTGTCGCTCGGACTCGAGACCCTCGGTGGCGTGGTCACCCGGGTGATCGACCGCAACACGACCATTCCCACGCGGCGCTCGCAGATCTTCTCCACCGTGCAGGACGACCAGAGCTCGGTCACGGTGCACTGCGTGCAGGGTGAGCGCGAGATGGCCGCCGACAACCGCACGCTCGCGCGCTTCGAACTCAGCGGAATCCCTCCGGCGAAGAAGGGCGTGCCGCAGATCGAGGTGGTCTTCGACATCGACGCCAACGGAATCCTGAACATCTCGGCGCGCGACCTCGGGACGGGCCGCGAACAGAACGTGGTGGTCAGTGGGGCCGGGAACCTGTCCGAGTCCGAGATCCAGCGCCTGATCCGCGAGGCCGAGGACCGGCACGACGAGGACCTGCAGCGCCGCGAGCGGGCCGAACTCAAGCATCGGGCCGAATCGTTGCTGCTGAACGTGCGCGACTCGATCGAGTCGGCGCGCCGCAGCGGTGTCGACTCGCAGGTGATCAGTGGTCTCGAGGGCCTGTGCGACGCCGTCGAGGACGCCCTGGTGGGCGACGAATCGGAGCCGTTGAAGGCCTGTGTCGAGGAACTCCAGCAGGCCGCACACGGATTCGCCCAGACACTCTACCAGAGCCGGGACGCCTGA
- a CDS encoding coproporphyrinogen-III oxidase family protein — MSTAHSLYVHVPFCDVRCPYCHFTCFVNRDPELPERWARAVVREWGLHRERGRAERVASVYFGGGTPSALPPGARERIGTWLADDVVPRLEPEAEVTVEVNPESAWPESLRPWVEAGANRLSVGVQSMDPDVLTFLGRLNTPRSNLRALDLACSLVENVSADLIVGTPADDRRKLAASIEAITALPIVHVSAYLLEIHRTTRFGRDVASGRWQPTPDDEQADRYLEMVDRLAARGLEAYELSNFALAPFEAQHNARYWAREAYLGLGPSAHSYEPERRWSNLRDTRAWCEAVETGRLETEVDERLDHAAVRRERILLGLRRREGVPTAWLVERDRWCHEAARSGLLTRRGDRWAATPTGWLVLDQIVAQLTD, encoded by the coding sequence GTGAGCACCGCGCACTCGCTCTACGTGCACGTTCCGTTCTGCGACGTACGTTGCCCCTACTGTCATTTCACGTGTTTCGTGAATCGCGACCCCGAGCTGCCCGAGCGCTGGGCGCGCGCGGTGGTCCGCGAGTGGGGCCTGCACCGGGAGCGGGGGCGGGCCGAACGGGTGGCCAGCGTGTACTTCGGCGGCGGGACGCCTTCGGCGCTTCCCCCCGGGGCGCGGGAGCGGATCGGGACGTGGCTGGCCGACGACGTCGTGCCTCGCCTCGAACCCGAGGCCGAGGTCACCGTCGAGGTCAACCCCGAGAGCGCCTGGCCGGAGAGCCTGCGCCCGTGGGTGGAGGCCGGGGCGAATCGCCTGAGCGTGGGCGTGCAGAGCATGGACCCCGACGTGCTCACCTTCCTGGGCCGCCTGAACACTCCGCGGTCGAATCTACGGGCGCTGGATCTGGCGTGTTCACTGGTGGAGAACGTGTCGGCCGATCTGATCGTGGGCACGCCGGCCGACGACCGTCGCAAGCTCGCCGCCTCGATCGAGGCGATCACCGCGTTGCCGATCGTGCACGTGTCGGCCTACCTGCTCGAGATCCACCGGACCACGCGCTTCGGGCGGGACGTGGCGTCGGGACGCTGGCAGCCCACGCCCGACGACGAGCAGGCCGATCGCTACCTCGAGATGGTCGACCGTCTGGCCGCGCGGGGGCTCGAGGCCTACGAGCTGTCGAATTTCGCGCTCGCGCCTTTCGAGGCGCAGCACAACGCGCGGTACTGGGCGCGCGAGGCCTATCTGGGCCTCGGTCCGTCGGCACACTCCTACGAACCGGAGCGCCGCTGGTCGAATCTCCGCGACACGCGCGCCTGGTGCGAGGCGGTCGAGACCGGCAGGCTCGAGACAGAGGTCGACGAACGTCTGGACCACGCCGCCGTTCGTCGCGAGCGAATCCTGCTCGGGCTGCGCCGGCGCGAGGGGGTGCCGACCGCCTGGCTCGTCGAGCGCGACCGCTGGTGCCACGAGGCGGCCCGGTCCGGCTTGCTGACCCGGCGCGGCGACCGCTGGGCCGCGACCCCCACGGGCTGGCTGGTGCTCGATCAGATCGTCGCCCAACTCACCGACTGA
- the hrcA gene encoding heat-inducible transcriptional repressor HrcA, which translates to MPRPARDRHLQVLQALVQLFIQRREPISSRMIEASGMLDIKSASIRSVLGELERQGYLIQPHSSSGRIPTDLGYRAYVDGLRVADQPVDERAMQEVESAIAEAGADLEQVLHAINRVIGRISHNIAILGGPRDRTPRIVGVDLYHRDSQHVFVLISMEGGATRTELVRLDREIVPETVFAASAVLADRLVGQYPEDVRLHFDDFLPEPATERESVARDVAVRARGLFDPRDLLQFTYEGLGEALVQPEFADPERLKALLELIAQSEVLQTTLERTTGAAPGELALTIGRENEIPALHPFSLLATRFEVDDRVGYFAVLGPRRMPYVQTAGLIRLIAYHLERARR; encoded by the coding sequence ATGCCACGTCCGGCCCGTGATCGACATCTTCAGGTCCTGCAGGCGTTGGTGCAGCTCTTCATCCAGCGCCGCGAGCCGATCAGCAGCCGCATGATCGAAGCGAGCGGCATGCTCGACATCAAGAGCGCGTCGATCCGCTCGGTCCTGGGCGAACTCGAGCGGCAGGGTTACCTGATCCAGCCCCACTCGAGCTCCGGCCGGATCCCCACCGATCTCGGGTACCGCGCCTACGTCGACGGGCTGAGGGTGGCCGACCAACCGGTCGATGAGCGGGCGATGCAAGAAGTCGAATCGGCCATCGCCGAGGCCGGGGCGGACCTCGAGCAGGTGCTCCACGCGATCAATCGGGTGATCGGTCGTATCAGCCACAACATTGCGATCCTCGGCGGACCGCGGGACCGCACGCCGCGGATCGTGGGCGTGGACCTCTACCACCGTGACTCGCAGCACGTGTTCGTCCTGATCTCGATGGAGGGCGGCGCGACGCGGACCGAACTCGTGCGCCTCGACCGCGAGATCGTGCCCGAGACCGTGTTCGCCGCGAGTGCCGTCCTGGCCGATCGCCTGGTCGGTCAGTACCCCGAGGACGTCCGCTTGCACTTCGACGACTTCCTGCCCGAGCCGGCGACCGAACGCGAGTCCGTGGCCCGCGACGTGGCCGTCCGGGCCCGGGGGCTGTTCGACCCTCGTGACCTCCTGCAGTTCACCTACGAAGGGCTGGGGGAGGCCCTCGTCCAGCCCGAGTTCGCCGACCCCGAACGCCTGAAGGCGCTGCTGGAACTGATCGCGCAGAGCGAGGTTCTGCAGACGACCCTCGAGCGGACGACCGGTGCCGCACCCGGCGAACTGGCGCTGACGATCGGCCGCGAGAACGAGATCCCGGCGCTGCACCCCTTCTCGCTGCTGGCAACTCGCTTCGAAGTGGACGATCGTGTCGGATACTTCGCGGTACTCGGTCCGCGCCGCATGCCCTACGTGCAGACGGCGGGACTGATCCGGCTGATCGCGTACCACCTCGAGCGCGCTCGGCGCTGA